DNA from Corynebacterium aurimucosum ATCC 700975:
CATCATCCACAGACCTGACGCCACCACCAACGGTCAGCGGGATGAAAACTTGATCGGCTGTACGGCGCACCACATCGAGCATGGTGCCGCGACCATCCTTTGATGCGGAGACGTCGAGGAAGGTCAGCTCATCAGCGCCGACCTGTCCATAGCGGGCAGCCAACTCCACTGGGTCACCGGCATCACGCAGGTTTTCGAAGTTCACGCCTTTGACCACGCGGCCATTATCAACGTCAAGACACGGGATCACGCGAACGGCAAGTGCCATGGTGACCATCCTCCTAAAACTAAAGGTCAGATGAGAGGCAGTCCGTATGGAAACTGCCGAATACTAAAACTACGTCCGGTTTCAGCGCCCAATTCCAACGCTGGGGTCTAGTGCCGAAGCCTAGCGCGCCCCACGAGGATTTCGGGCGATGGCATCCAGAATTGTGGCATGGACCTGCGGGGTCCCTCCCACAAAGCCCTTCGAATTGGCGGTCCACTCATTTCCTTCTGGATCGCTCACGCGGCCACCGGCGGCCTTGATCATGAGCGCACCCGCCGCGTTATCCCATGGGTGCGGCGAGAAATTCACCGCCCCATCAAACACGCCTTGGGCCACGAAGGCGTTGTCCAGCCCCACCGACCCAGTCATGCGGGGACGCAGGCCGGTCTCTCGGAGGTCATTGAACAGGCCGGTTGGCAGGTGTGAGGAACAGCCCACGTGGCCGCGAGCCTCGTCGAAGCCCTGAGCTTCCTCGCCGCCCCCGAAACCGGTTGAGGGGCCGCCGCTGGTGCGCAGCGGCATGCCGTGGGCCGCGACGACGCGACGGTTCAGCAAAGGAAAATCTGCAACGGCGACGACTGGCTTTGCTTCGTGCAAGAGCGTGACAAGAATTCCGCAGCACGGATTTCCCGCAGAATAGTTCGCGGTTCCGTCCACTGGGTCCACGACCCAGATCGTTTCTTGGAGGTCTCCCCCGTACTCCTCGCCGAGCACCGGAATTCCGGTGAGCTGACTTAGCGTTTGGCGCAGCTGCTGCTCAATGACCAGATCTACCTCGGTGGCAAAATCCCCCTCGCCCTTGAAACGCGCGGGCGCTGCACCGAGGCCCCTGCGAAAGAGATCATCAACGTGGTCCACCGCTGCTTCCGCAAAGGCAACAAGCTCGCGTGGGTCCGACGCTGAAGGTCCTGTCATCGGGGCCATAGGCCTACCTCTCCTCGATCGGGTCGATGTATTCCTCTTCCGGCAGCGGGGTAACCTCTGCGACAGCAGCGAGGGCCTCCTCCAAAGTGAAGCGCTCCTCATAAAGAGCCTTACCAATGATGGCGGAATCAATTCCCTCGTTTTCGTAGAGGGCCAACTCACGCAGGTCATCCAAGGTGGAAATTCCTCCGGAAGCAGTGATCTTGGCTTCCGTGGCGGCCGCGACCTCACGCAGCAGCTCAATGTTGGGGCCCTGCAGCGTACCGTCCTTGGACACATCCGTTACTACAAAGCGAGTACACCCAGCCGCGTCGAGGCGCTCGAGGACCTCCCAAAGGTCGCCGCCATCGGATACCCAGCCATTACCTCGAGTACGCCACTCGCCATCCACCAGGCGGACCGCCAAGTCCACTGCGATACGGTCACCGTGTTCTGCCAGGGCCTTGGCAATCCAGTCGGGGTTCTCCAAGGCCGCGGTACCAATATTGACGCGGCGCGCACCGGTAGCGAGAGCCCGGGCCAGGGTCTCATCATCTCGAATCCCACCGGTCAGCTCCACGTTCAGGTCCACGCTCGTGGTGATTTCGGCAAGCAGTTCATGGTTGGATCCGCGGCCGAAGGCAGCGTCCAAATCGACTGCATGCAGCCACTGCGCACCCTGGGCCTGCCACTTCAGGGCAGCCTCACGCGGCGAGCCATAGGATTTCTCGGATCCGGCCTCTCCTTGATCAAGGCGAACTGCCTGACCATCAACGACATCAACCGCGGGCAACAGTGTAAAACTCATGGTGGGTAGTCTACCTTTCACGCGGGCTCTTTAAAGCGTTCCTATCCAGTTCTTCAACAGCTGCGAACCAACGTCACCAGATTTCTCTGGGTGAAATTGGGTGGCCCACAATGCGCCATTGTCTACCGCA
Protein-coding regions in this window:
- the priA gene encoding bifunctional 1-(5-phosphoribosyl)-5-((5-phosphoribosylamino)methylideneamino)imidazole-4-carboxamide isomerase/phosphoribosylanthranilate isomerase PriA; amino-acid sequence: MSFTLLPAVDVVDGQAVRLDQGEAGSEKSYGSPREAALKWQAQGAQWLHAVDLDAAFGRGSNHELLAEITTSVDLNVELTGGIRDDETLARALATGARRVNIGTAALENPDWIAKALAEHGDRIAVDLAVRLVDGEWRTRGNGWVSDGGDLWEVLERLDAAGCTRFVVTDVSKDGTLQGPNIELLREVAAATEAKITASGGISTLDDLRELALYENEGIDSAIIGKALYEERFTLEEALAAVAEVTPLPEEEYIDPIEER
- a CDS encoding inositol monophosphatase family protein, with protein sequence MAPMTGPSASDPRELVAFAEAAVDHVDDLFRRGLGAAPARFKGEGDFATEVDLVIEQQLRQTLSQLTGIPVLGEEYGGDLQETIWVVDPVDGTANYSAGNPCCGILVTLLHEAKPVVAVADFPLLNRRVVAAHGMPLRTSGGPSTGFGGGEEAQGFDEARGHVGCSSHLPTGLFNDLRETGLRPRMTGSVGLDNAFVAQGVFDGAVNFSPHPWDNAAGALMIKAAGGRVSDPEGNEWTANSKGFVGGTPQVHATILDAIARNPRGAR